A single region of the Leptodactylus fuscus isolate aLepFus1 chromosome 5, aLepFus1.hap2, whole genome shotgun sequence genome encodes:
- the LOC142204312 gene encoding olfactory receptor 10A7-like: MEKNNITLVTKFILLGFQSSQNIRFVLFFLLFAVYGFIIFMNLLIITLVSTNKTLQTPMYYFISQLSINDIMLPTDIIPKMLHIILYYRGSITFIGCMTQLYFFGGSEASECFLLAVMSYDRYVAICYPLRYSTIMTDKYCVILGVSSWLVAFGIMSLLFITILMLNFCGHNIIDHFFCDFVPILELSCSDTYNLQMEVSFLGIPLILFPIIVIISSYAKIIATTLRIPSSTGRQKAFSTCSSHLIVVSIFYWTMFGVYVLPIRGKTSSTSKILSLSYTVFTPLINPIIYSLKNKDIKKAVHGLLYKQRRHQSFM; this comes from the coding sequence ATGGAGAAGAACAATATAACCCTTGTCACAAAGTTCATCCTCTTAGGATTTCAGTCCAGTCAGAATATAAGATTTGTACTATTTTTTCTGCTCTTTGCGGTTTACGGGTTCATTATTTTTatgaacctcctgatcatcaccctggtgtccaccaacAAGACCCTTCAGACTCCAATGTACTACTTCATCTCACAACTGTCCATCAATGACATCATGTTGCCAACAGATATTATACCTAAGATGCTCCATATCATACTATATTATAGGGGATCCATTACTTTTATTGGCTGTATGACACAACTCTATTTCTTTGGTGGCTCAGAAGCTTCTGAATGTTTTCTCCTTGCCGTGATGTCCTATGaccgatatgtggccatctgttaTCCTCTCCGTTACTCCACCATCATGACTGATAAATATTGTGTTATATTGGGTGTCTCCTCTTGGTTGGTTGCTTTTGGTATTATGTCTTTGCTCTTCATAACAATTTTGATGCTAAACTTTTGTGGACACAAcatcattgaccatttcttctgtgacttTGTTCCCATACTGGAACTTTCCTGTTCTGATACCTACAATCTTCAGATGGAAGTTTCCTTTCTAGGCATTCCGCTAATTCTGTTTCCCATTATAGTCATTATATCTTCTTATGCCAAAATTATTGCCACCACCTTgaggatcccatccagtactggtagacagaaagccttctccacctgtagctcccacctcattgtggtctccatcttCTACTGGACTATGTTTGGGGTTTATGTTTTGCCAATAAGAGGAAAAACGTCGAGCACCAGTAAAATCCTGTCCCTATCATATACTGTGTTCACTCCTCTGATCAACCCCATCATATACAGTCTGAAGAATAAAGATATTAAGAAGGCTGTACATGGACTTCTTTATAAGCAGCGCAGACACCAGAGTTTTATGTAA